The proteins below come from a single Triticum aestivum cultivar Chinese Spring chromosome 5D, IWGSC CS RefSeq v2.1, whole genome shotgun sequence genomic window:
- the LOC123124661 gene encoding uncharacterized protein, translating into MAMAGPSTALPPPPPEKAVDALPVDSLRNILRRLSLADLLRAALACHRWRRVAARCLPRTAPLLGHFFHPTATGLPPPLHTASKDTVIDAPAIFAPLDASAPNLSLDFAPEASRYVLHDCHQGLLLLEPLASLPKGILPRLLVIDPATRRRVLLPPPPRDTVPDDHRWRSCRHYVGSALLSRAHQSKLCFEVVSISIDGGHPRAWVASVDDGQCRWRALPRTTDVEVSFDPWWFESRCVHAAGKLYWHICNSGRVLSLDPSTLHFSYLLAPKEMPRFGKFRIGETPDDGRLCIATVEDQLLRVWVRGETRWSDDGWYLEREMNLTKVYDSVPGLPKDKCLRIFSVWLSDMDGLRSSAFIK; encoded by the coding sequence ATGGCGATGGCCGGACCGTCCACcgctctccctccgccgccgccggagaaggCGGTCGATGCCCTCCCCGTGGACAGCCTCCGCAACATTCtccgtcgcctctccctcgccgaCCTTCTCCGAGCCGCCCTCGCCTGCCACCGCTGGCGCCGCGTCGCCGCACGCTGCCTCCCCCGCACCGCCCCTCTCCTCGGCCACTTCTTCCACCCCACCGCCACCGGTTTGCCGCCGCCTCTGCACACGGCATCCAAGGACACCGTCATCGACGCCCCCGCCATCTTCGCTCCCCTCGACGCCTCCGCACCGAACCTCTCCCTCGACTTCGCTCCGGAGGCCTCCCGCTACGTGCTCCACGACTGCCACCAAGGCCTCCTGCTTCTCGAACCGCTCGCGTCGCTTCCCAAGGGGATCCTCCCACGCCTCCTCGTCATCGACCCGGCCACCCGCCGCCGCGTGCTCCTCCCGCCGCCACCGCGCGACACGGTGCCCGACGACCACCGCTGGCGCAGCTGCAGGCACTACGTCGGCTCCGCACTTCTCTCCCGCGCGCACCAGAGCAAGCTCTGCTTCGAGGTCGTCTCCATCTCCATCGACGGCGGGCACCCCCGCGCCTGGGTCGCGTCCGTCGACGACGGCCAGTGCCGCTGGCGCGCGCTCCCGCGGACCACGGACGTGGAGGTCAGTTTCGACCCCTGGTGGTTCGAGTCGCGCTGCGTGCACGCCGCCGGGAAGCTCTACTGGCACATCTGCAACTCCGGCCGCGTGCTCTCGCTGGACCCTTCCACACTGCACTTCTCTTACCTGCTGGCGCCGAAGGAGATGCCCAGGTTCGGCAAGTTCCGCATCGGGGAGACGCCGGACGACGGGCGGCTGTGCATCGCGACCGTGGAGGACCAGCTGCTGCGGGTCTGGGTGCGTGGGGAGACCAGGTGGAGCGACGATGGGTGGTATCTGGAGAGGGAGATGAATCTTACCAAGGTGTACGACTCGGTGCCGGGCCTGCCCAAGGACAAGTGCCTCAGGATCTTCAGTGTTTGGCTCAGCGACATGGACGGACTGAGATCCAGTGCCTTTATCAAGTAA
- the LOC123124662 gene encoding uncharacterized protein: MRWYDDGQKHGLRLRPQWMAEDIVELERDDPEEEAYQTRIRDMHSGFWEFAPLINRVSGELNRCIFEASDALGDTPGSVQSENKKFVKRCRKLVGLLGCAGVG, from the exons ATGAGGTGGTATGATGATGGCCAGAAGCACGGTCTTCGTCTCAGGCCTCAGTGGATGGCGGAAGACATCGTGGAGCTTGAGAGGGATGACCCCGAGGAAGAGGCCTACCAGACCCGCATCAGAGACATGCATAGTGGATTTTGGGAGTTTGCACCCCTCATCAACAGAGTG TCCggtgagctgaacagatgcatctttgaagcctcaGATGCACTAGGTGATACCCCCGGGAGCGTACAATCTGAGAACAAG AAGTTCGTGAAGCGTTGTCGCAAGCTGGTAGGCCTGCTTGGGTGTGCTGGAGTTGGGTAG